The Gadus macrocephalus chromosome 3, ASM3116895v1 DNA segment GTTATGGTTGGCCTTCACCTCTTCCCGTATTAAAACCAAGCACCCGGCTCATGGGAAAGCGAGCCTTAAGTAAAAGGTATTTTCCCATGTTTTAAAGCTGGTATGAATTAAAGACGCGGCAAGCTATTGCGGTAATCATCGAGGTGCTTCATCCCTTGCACTAATAGGATTAAAAAGTTTCCAGTTTTCTTCTTCTGGCTCATTTGTAGGAGACAAGTCTAAGTTACAAAACTGAATCGTGAAGTGTAACATCATTGTTATGAAGTTTAAACTTGAAATATATTGACGCAAtttaaaacacacgcacaacggGATAAGAAAAAGGTCAGCACATAGCACAACTGTAAGACCCCCTCATCTGGAAGAAAATCATGATGGCACTCAAAAAAGTACTTGTCAAACAGTGCCACACAGAGAAGATGTATATAGGTTTGTGCCAGCCAAAGCTGTTCCTGAATTGCATACTGACAATGAGAAGCTATTGTATTAACTCATAAAAGTCATAACATAGAAACACATTCAGGCAAATaaagtgtgcatatgtgtgtgtgtgggttattTTCGGTTGTATACCCAGcgtggaggaagagggagagccaGAGGCGATAGAACTGGTCCGGCACATCGGGGTTGAGGAAGGGAAGCAGGCCGCACACATCATCCAGACAGtcaacctgcacacacataaaccttcATCAGACCTCTGGCTGAATAGTTCAACCAATAATTCCCATTTACAGTTACAGTATTCaatttggaaaaaaacataCCTGAGGAATTTTTGCCAATGACAATagacgtttttacactgccaaatatgcccgtattatgcatgcatttttcccaacatattctttattttcaaGTATATTACCTCGGGCGTTTACACTGCCCGAGGTAATATACttgaaaataaagaatatgttggcttTTTTCTACTTGTAAATAGGTAATTgagtttgtagcctacactcagacgtgaactcattcttgaatgcgggtgtcttcattcatgaaaaaataaaaacatacggGAGAATGCAAATTATTTTAAAGAGGTCCGTGTGTAGCCCCCGCCATCTACAGTGAACCAAGACAGCCGGCGCTGCGATGAACGGGGGACTTTACCCCCTCGGTTTCACACagataagacggtgaaattgCCGGGTGTACCAGGCCGCGACCGAACCCACTTGGCAGAGTAAAAATgccaacccacacacagacctgggAGCAGAGGGTGGCCTCTTCATGGAAGTAGCCGTGCATGAAGGTGCAGTACTCCCGGGTGGTGATCTCACACCTACAGGTAAAAGCAGGACATTACAggcaatcaacacacacacactttatatttTGGGAATTTTTCTGATgtttttatccagagcgacttagAACCatttcattcacacacagacggcggagtcaaccacccagggtgacagccagctcgtcaggagcagttagggtgaagcgtcaggaggagccagggatcgaactagcaaccttccggttaccagtcaacccgctccacctcctgagctactgccgaccccacacacacacacacacacacacacacacacacacacacacacacacacacacacacacacacacacacacacacacacacacacacacacacccgcccttggTTCCTATGCAGCACGGCCGTCCCTTTATGTTACAGTCCATGTGCCTGTAGCCTGTTTGGTTCCACTTCTGAGGGAAGGTGCACACCTGGAACGTGGGAAAAATACGCTGGTCAGCCTGGAGCCACCTCATGCTGGGCGGACGATCGGGGTAACTAAACGCCGCTCACAATATCAATACTTGGCTTCTACGAGTCTTATGCGCGTCTGTGTGTTCTCGTGCGTTTACTAAAAATGATCAAAGCTTTTGTCACCGGCCACTTAGTGATGTCGTCAGGCCAGATGTGCGGCTCTGCAGAGGCGGGCTCCTCACATACTCTgtacacagaaaaacaaaaccaaaaacaatGATACAATGATCAGACACCTCCGCACAGAGCTTTTTACAAATTCCTATTAGCAGATCTATCCTGCATAGGACAATTCAAACATCTAGTTCGATGCCTCAGTCAGAGCTGACTGTGCTAACATAAACATTTAGAGGTTTTAAAAGGATGTGGTGGACTGGAAGGTTCCAGCTGAAGCAGTGGTTCTGGTTGAGGTACCTTGGGTCCTGATGGCACACAGATCCCGATGAGCGGATGGTGTCCCAACTCTGATTCTTCCATTTCACAAAGGTGGCTAATGTctcctatagacacacacacacacacacacacacacacacacacacacacacacacacacacacacacacacacacacacacacacacacacacacacacacacacacacacacacacacacacacacacacacacaccaccattaGTACAAGCGGACAGCAATAACATTTGTATGGAGATCTATTTGTGTGAAACGTTTGGATAAATCTCTTTGAAACAAAAAGGCATCCGTATACGATGTTACATCAATATTGAGTGCCCCAATGAAACGGGGCACTCAATATTGATGTAACATCATATACGGATGCCACGGTGCTTATTCAAATCCCATTGGTCTTTCAGCAGTAGGGATTCCCCTCCTGCTGTAGCATTAATAGGCCCTAGTATTTGTGACCAACCTTTTGATATGCATTATGCATAAACAACAGAAATACCTGTATGATCGTATTATTATCCGTCAGGGCACTATTCAAGACATCCAAAAAATTACAATGAAATTACAGCCCTCTACAATCAAATAGACAATCTACAATCCCCAACATGGTTTTCACTTAGGAAGAAGCATAGGAGACCAACCGCAAGTCTTTATAACATTCGGCCTGGTTAACACCATCAAGAAGCTAACcaataaatatttattggaCTGCTAACTGTTGCCAGGTAGCTCACATGTCTATGGAGGCCGGTGGAAAGTAGACCTGCATGCACACGGGGGAGAACGTGCAAACTCAACACAAAACAGATTATTGAACCCAGGACCATCCTGCTGGGAAGCAGCGCTAACCACCGAGCCTTCAGCCTCAAGTCTCCCAGACTGCCCTATGGGACGGTCCCGTCAGACCTTCCAATCAGACGGTCCCGTCAGACTTTCCAATCAGACGGTCCCGTCAGTCGGTCCCGTCAGACTTTCCAATCAGATGGTCCCGTCAGACGTCCCATCAGACGTCCCATCAGACGGCCCAAACAAACGGTCCAAATAGACAGTCCAAACAGACGGTCCAAACAGACGGTCCAAACAGACGGTCCCATCAGACGGTCCCATCAGACGGTCCCATCAGACTCACCGAGCAGGCGCTGCGGCCCGTCTGCACGCAGCCAGAGTTGTCGTTCTGCACGCAGCAGCCAGACTTCCTCTCCAGGTCCTTGGCCCTCTGGATCAGCGACACGATCTGCTTGTCCTGGCGGATACACGGTGCGAACTTGGCCCCCAGGTGGATCAGGTCATCCTGTTACGCAGCAGAGAACGGCTGGTTGTGGAATGGAAAACTGGGAAACTTTTCCTGGATGATAAATGGATACCATACAGGATGGAAATGTGCAGCTTTGTCCAGAATTGTGTCCATTAAGAATGGGGAGAAAAATAGATGGATTCAAGCCTCAGCCTCGCACAGCCTATGAGGCCAGCTCCCTCTGTCCTATCCCCAACATGTATTTAAAGGATTCAATTTAATGGAGTTTCACTTTTTAATCATGGTGTAAAATAATGTAGTGAATGGCAGTTGGCAACTTGGCACATGAGGAGGATTATGATAATAGGTGTGCGTCTTTGTGCATTTGAAACGTTCCTCCAGAGACGTTTTTAAGGTTGTTTCTTGTTCGATAACAAAAAAGTGAAATAACATTGGTGATAATTGTAGGTCTATTAATGTAGTTTTAATGTAGGACTGACGGACATGTACAGTGTCCATGGGGACCATGAAGAAGATACCTGAATGTGTTTGGTTAAACTCATTTATTCACAGGCTAGAGCCATCAAATATCAATATTGATTTGATTAAAAGGAATGTTGTGTTTTTGCAGAAAAACTGAAATGCGTCATGTGTACGATTGAGCTCCatcatttttttgtatttagatTACATGGGAAAGAGATCGCAACAAACAATTGCGTTCAATGTGACAGGGCCTTAACACTTTAAATAGCGTTAAAGGGCTGACACAGATTCAGGGCTCGCATAATAAAAAAAGTTCTGGAAGCAGCCAAAGAATTGAAACCCATTATGCGCTTGCAAAGATACACACATTTTAACTAAACCTCAAACAATTAATTCCCACCGTCAGTAAGGAAAACTGTTTTCTAATCAGAAGGATGCCCAAACACAGAGAGATAATGggattgttttttgttgtagGTTCAGAAGCAATATAGAACCGCTATGTGCATGAAATAAAAATGTGCTAAACATAACACTCACAGAACCAGGTCCGATCCAGAAGTTCTCCTGTTGGATATACTTCACGCTCTCGTAGATGCCCTTGTTCTTGAGCACCTGCAGGGGGCGACAGACACCATTCGAATTAAAAACAGCATGCACGCTGGCTCACTTTAACATCACTTCGACAATCTTTTTATAACTTTAGAATTTCCTAACCAAGCAGGGATGTCTGACACTTGTTAATTGAGgttgttttttcttgccctttggAGGTATTGACTTAAGGGGTGCATAAGTATATGTCCTGCATTCCCTTTGAGACTAACTTATTAAAAGGagtatacaaataaaatgtactttattgACTGTATTGGCTTCACTCCTTAGCAGAGAGCCAGAGTGGTCCTGGTATGTAAGTGGATCTTAATAGAATTAAGACTGCTGCTGATAACCAAGTTAGATGGAAGGCATgcgtacagagagacagagacaaagacagagtaaagatatagaaaaatataaagagagagagagagctacagagagagggagcaaataagagagagtgagagcgagggaACATCGAAAGAGAGGGTTTTTGACCAGAACTCTAATGGAAACTCACCAGGTCAGTAGTGGAGTGCTGTGCAAAGCCGATGGGGGCAAAGCCGTATGTACCACAGGCCAGCAGTGTGATAACTACATGGACAAACGTGATCCAGTAGGTGAAGTAAGGCCTAGGGGTCCAAGCATCACAGGGTTATGCTTGATTTCATCAATCTGGAGTTAATTAACTGTTAGTGCATGTCCAGAGGATTTAAAATTCACATTTGTCTTCCAAAATTAAAGATATGAAAAAAGGTCAAAGGTGGGAGATCAAATGTGTGCATGTTCGCACGTTGGAGTGTGTTACTGTGCTGGCTAGCAAGTGGAAGTGGGGGCATGTGTTTTGGGCTGTCTAGCATGTGGAAGGTGCATGTGACATTGGGCTAGGCTGTCATTTggatgtgcgtgcatgtatcaTTGGGCTGGCTGGCATGTGGAAGTGGAGGAATGCGTTATTAGGCTGGCTAGCATGTGGAAGGTGAAGCATGTGTTATTTTGCCGTCTAGCATGTGGAGGCATGCGTCATTGTGCTGGGTAGCATGTGGACGTGCATGCAGCGTGTCCCCTCTGACCTGTGGCTGTGGAAGTCGTCCAGCTGCTTCTGCACgttgctgctgatgctgcgGCGGTAGCGGCGGTTCAGCCACTTGCCGACCATGCCCATGCCAAACTGCCGCTTCTGCTTGTCAAAGGCAAAGTGTTTGACCTGGGAGGCGATGCGCCGCCCGCGCCGAGGATGGCTTTTGTCGGTCACCGGAGTCCGGGGAGTCCGGGGCATCTTCGATATGTCCTTGCTGGGCaggaaggtgagagagagagacagagataataAAAATAGAGATCAGAGTTAGTGAACCAGAAAGATGGCCTGATGAATGTTCTTAAAACAAGTGAGGAAGAACAACCGATGAAATGGCATAATGACACTGTctgcaataataaataaaaaatataaacttCATAGTTAGGGTTGGCAATCGCATGTTTTAACATTGATATTTGTTCCATTTCAAATCATTTGATTGCTACACCTTCTTCAGGCCTTGCCATTGTTTTCGACTCCTTGCTTCATTAAAAAGTACAACTCCTGCCACCTAGCACTGGTTGGTCCATCCACTCTTTGagttttaaagatcccatggcatgaaaatttcactttgaggttttctaacattaatatgagttcccgactatggtcccccagtagctagaaatggcattGGGTGTAAAATGAggactaggtatcctgctctgcctttgaaaagaCAAAGCTCAGACAGGCTGTTTTGGGAATTTCGCCGTTATGTCGTCATACAGGAAAatgttacctccccttctctgctttgcccacgcagagaatttggcccgtcaatgagacaatgagctacgaatGTTGTACACTTCTcagttatttggataaccgttctgctgttgtgGCGCATTACATGTCGGGTTCTCTGAGGTCTCTGgaatttccacaacgagactcggagtgggggttatctcagccatggttgagaaggaattagggggaaaggaactttggctttgactccctgaagtacatgaaccgcgacagggaggagaaagggattattgcccgcgattgtctcccgccggagagAATCCCAGgcgacaatccctttctcctccatgtcacggttcagtctacttcagattgatgtggaagtggaagtaacagagacgtcggagaagccgacgcagtcgtttgagatttagaatatcgtctggaggcgcacacagctttttgctgtgataatatatattatatgatatagatatctatgtataatatgatattatttagatataaagCTCCAGGAGTCccaccggagcacccggagtgttctagaatatttacagaacacggccaaaggctgtgtgcgcctcgccattgcgatacatccactgcaaacagagcgcatggtactgtggccccaagctgctcagggccacaccccctccctcctccatgacccgcctctctcctcctcatttgcattaaggccagacatggcaggtgaatagggtaacatttttaaatacaagTGATCACCATGAAACTTTACCAGTTGATTACATACATCATTATAAGAAGAAAATGTATTACAAGTTTTTgaattttgcatatttaattatgctaattaggctgcatctcattaaatatgcacgtttttgcatatatttccggtgcatgaatcttaaactgtgataaagccaggaccaaaattctttttttattttgtttatatatcaaatgacaaaaaatccTCACATGGATTTTAGGATATCTGCTTCTATGACCTGGGAAATCAAAATATACTATCCATGGCCTTAAAAACCCTATTTTCGCCATGATTTCCAGGTAAAATGACCCATAAATCTGGCCAGgaacaatttataaataaatccatgtgTAGATGTCTTCATAACAATGCTATGTGTGAAACTGGGAAGTGTGGTGTACCTAGGTTCTACATAGGCTGAGAAATGTGCacctaaaaatggaaaaacactcattttgagaaaacggcATTTAAAGATTCTTATGGCAAAAGCCAACCAAGCTTGAGAGCATACCACGTGATACATTCGAACCAATCGTCCGGTCAGAAATcgagtccagccaatcagatatcagttttatgttgtgcagcagatcgagtgctttccaatgataccacggaacatatgacagagaccggctgtcatttgaaacggtgcgtaataaagcaaacgtttggtgaatcttctgtaaaattctgaggcgcaagttgacaaactataataaaacaaacacctaaatgtttcgttaagacatttttttttttttctgcgaaacattacatgttaatggtgcaaaatagcccaaaatatcaaaattgaccagtgactgaaaaatcgatgattttgcctgccgtgtctcgccttaaagctgcagacaccgaaacggcgcatgtgaggaaagctcaatgtgcgactggctcgtagtggcgtAGGAGCCCACCAATaaaaaagcatccataaagtagcatgccatgggacctttaaaagtgGGTTTCAACAGGAGCAGAGTCAGCCTGATCATCAGCGGGAAAACCTGATGGTCTATCTAAACGGGTATGTCTAAATGGTCTTTCTAAGAGCTTTCCAGGAGCTCAAGGAGAGAAAGCATGCACAACGTGTACCTGTGGAGGAGGTAGTCGGGCTGCTCGTCATGGCCGTGGGCGGACATGGGGGGCGACTCAAACACGTCGTCCGCCATGGAGTACTGCTCTTCGTGGGCGTCATgctggagggacagacaggagggagagaccgaggcaggggggagagaccgTGGCAGGGGTGAGAGACCGTGGCAGCAGGGAGAGACCgagcaggagggagagtgtgaaatatttcaaACAATAAGTCAGAAACAATTTCCTTGCCATCTGTAATACTAAGGATTGCTGGCGAATAGATGGTAAACAATCTTTGAATGCATCCATGAATGAAACCCATGATAACAATGAGAGTGAGACtgagaggtgagagggtgagggaatgAGAGGGGAAAGGGACTGAAAGGATGAGGGACTGACCTTGCTGAAGAAGAGGGACTCTGAGGTGTCTGCACTGTGTGCATGCGAGTCCACCGTGTCCTCATCCATCCAGCTGGGCCTCCCAAAGCTCCTCCTGGGGTAACTCCGTCCAGAGTGGGAGCCAGCCAGACCATTACGACCCTGAAACACATAAACAGATTTCACATTTCTCTCATTGAGGGGCTGCTGGCGCCAATCGAATACAGTTTCAACAAAGGGGAGGCCAGGTGTGTGGCAACAATGGTTTATCTGAAGAAAATAAGTGATGGCATGATGTGTTTAACCTAGAGAGGGAGCCATCTGATGCAGACCCATCTACTAGCCTCAGGGTGGTTGgttctgcgggggggggggtgtcacctACCCGCAGCACGTTGGACGCCACCCGGATGCTCAGCCGAGCCACCGACTCCCTCTTGCGGCGGGTCGGCCGCCCGTAGCCCGAGCGCTGGCTGGTGAAGGAGGACAGGGAGGTGACCCCCGGGGTGACCGGCCCTCCCTGGGGGGCGTGAGGCGTCCGGGGGCCCCGCCCGTCCACCTCCTCTGGGTATCGGAAGGCCCGCCCCCGGGCCAGAGGATCCACGATCTGGATGGACGGAGAGATGTTTTACCTCGGTATCGAAAGGATTTCCCGATCGGTTTATGACAGTATATTTGGTACTTATTTTATGGGCTACTATTGTATAGTTTTACTTTCAAACTTAAATTTGTATTTACTTTCACCATGTATTTAAACCCTACGTCCTCAACTCTGATTATGACAGCAAAGGCTATAAACGCCATAGTCTTCTTCTTTCGTTTCCGGTCTGAATTGGTTAAAAAACATTGGGATAGAGTGAGTTAGTTGTTCAGGTTCAGCCCCGCCGACCTCCCCTTGCGGTGGCCCCAGTATTACATGTGGATCCATGTCCGATGGATCCACAACTTTGAAGGTGTTTAGTATTCTGTGCCTGgttgaaatataaaaatgtctTGTCAAAAAAAAAGTAGGTGTGGTGGCGACGAACCCGTCGGCCACGGGGGCCGACGCCGACCCCGTATTAGATGAACGTCATTGGACGGTGTCATGCGTTGCCAGGTGACCATAGCCTCCGGGTTCAGCTGAAATTAGATTCTGTTTGAATCCTGGCGGAGGTGCAAGGAGGGAACAGAGCGGACCTTTGGCAtcttgtgtgtctggggggagtCCAGGCCCTGGTCCATGCTGGCCGCGTGGTCCGGCTCCCGGTACTGGGCCTTCAGCTTGCCGTAGCGCTGGCTGCAGTGCCGCATGCTCTTCCTGTGCCACGTCTGCTGCTTCGTCTCACAGTCGTCGCCCACGCCGAACCACTGGGCCGTGCCCCTGTGCacagacacggagagagagagtgatggaagAGTGAGAATTGGAACATTAATTAAATGATGACATTACAGCCGGTTCTACGATCATTTAATGAACACACCAAAACTCTTGCTTGTGGCGGCAGTGCGTTGACAGCCTGTATAGCAGGGGTCCAATTATTAAACTGCTTTGAACCTGTTCCCGAGAGCCTAAAACTCATCAGTACACATTGCCTAATGCAAAACCTAATAAATGGACTCAAACAATTAAGTTCACCTTATCTCTCCTTACTTACTCCCCAGCCTACCTGCTAGCAGATGAATAAGCCCTCATCCGCTTGTAGTTATGTTTAACGGCTGTGCTTTCTTGTTCTCGAGTACCTCAAACAATGGTCTCTCTTCAACGATGTACTGAGTTTAAGAAGCAAAGAAATTGGCATTTGATTGTCCAACTGATCTACAAAATACAACGGCAATTTAGACGTTCATAGAGGTGTTCTTCATAGTTAAAATGTAGTGTCACGATGATGCAGGAGAACTCCCCAGGCAGGCACACCATGTATCACACTCATGTCCatgtaaacaatataaatagTTATAGAGGCTTACATATAGAAAGTACGGATCACGTATCCCTACATCAAATATGTTGGCCTATAttgcttttttttatatatatatatatatatatatatatatatatatatatatatacatacttagGGATGGGCagttgaagaaattttcttgatcgagcatcgctagagttatcgatcaattatcgattaatcattaacttttttctatgtttttttctaatgtttttatcaatgaaatctttattccaacaataatgtatgggccaaaattaatacaatacagttaacttgaagacctacaactgtttaacagttttaaaataataaatacaggcattataggttataggcctatgcgccgctcgtaaagtccgaacaatgcgcctacaggcgctcttaaaggtttggaaacgattcaacaagactaaatctgtagcctattctaattacaataagtagcgaacttatcggacaacaataatcaaacaaaggcagtaggctaaaagtgggcattaaactgtataactgttatgaaaaaaaaggggggggaaaggccgacatataatgcctgcagccggcgcgcggaaaaggctcgcaacaaaaatatgagccacccatttacaaacaattgcatgaactagtctatctaaaagcaataccttattgaacatatataaggctggacttgttgctaaaatatcacagtttgggcaaaatgtaacgactccaagaggcaccaagcggagcgagagtcaacacattaagaaagaaaagagcgactcacatacggtggtgactgtcgtccatagcatacagtaactccagcctacatatttttgtttaggaatataagcatgttaacatgctcgggggtcagacgcgaacgcagccttgtaactgtcagtccagcagcagaaaacacccgctctgacgggaccgaagttgcggggatgcagaggtattgtcgcgctaactttgacagcctggggaaccttcttccattcactttccaccagtcggcagggttatattaaattaaatgcttcaagactcacagtatgcaacacaacgtccttttaatcgataacaatataaattggtcgacgcatttcttaacgatcaattatcgagcatcgattaattatgcccatccctaatacatACACActattttaacccttttccaCAATCAATCCATGACAAAGAACTAAAATACCTACATTAAGGGAGGGACTCACTGAAATCAATACTGCATTTATTTAGACGTATCCGCAATATCAACAGAGGATTGGAAAGTAGAAAGAAGTTGGATAACAAAATACAGGTGAGAAGAGAAAGTGTACGACACTGCTACACGCAGTGTCGCTGGATCCAAACATTCGCAAGAGGTCACCAACACGCCCAACTTGTGTCAGATTCGGTAATTTTTTATCACACACTCCGGCTATAATCAGGAGAATGTCCGGTTTACAGTGCAAGTGTGTTAGGGCTGCAGGTAAAGTAGTATCTTGGGATATCTTTGGATGGTTGGTGTCATGAACCCGTCTGTCTTTAGGCTCAAAGTAGTAATTCAGCCATGGTGGGTGGAGTTTAAGAACAGGGGTGGAGTTTATAACCACCTAAGACCATCTTAGAGAGAGGTCTCAGAGGCTTCGGTGTGTTGGGTAATGAAGACGAGGCGACCATTTGAAGGGGGAGGCGGGCTTGACACAGTGGCATCGAGTCAGCAACCTCTCCCTTAACGCCAGCAAAACCAAGGacctgattgtggcctgtgccaGGATGCGTCAGAGTTCTTACACCACGCTGGAAATTGGCAGGGCTTCAGGGGAGACGGTGAGCAGCTTTAAGTACCTTGGTGTGCATACAACCAAGGAAAGAGTCTACACACAATGACATCGTGACAGCCAAGGCAAGATAGCGGTATCCGCCTGGACATCTAAAGAAATTCTAACAGGAAGTTCTGTTATGTCCTTTGCTGCAGCACAAAGCCCTACGGGTACCGCTCCCCACCCTGCAGTGCGTACACAAGAGGAGGTGTGGAAGCAGAGCTAGTAGGAAAGTAAAGCACAACCACAACCGAGACAATGAACTGTTGGTGTGGCTTTGATCAGGCAAGCACCTGCACTGTAACAAATCAACGAGAGGCTGAGGAGAAGTTTTTTCCCACAGGCTATCACAGCCTTGACCAAGGTTTTAATAAacacttttatattttttaaaatgttctacttttaaaatactatttttTACAATGGAAGTCAATCTCTGACACTTACTACTTCCGACTTCGTAACTTGGTCATCATTGTATCGTTAACCTT contains these protein-coding regions:
- the LOC132453930 gene encoding inactive rhomboid protein 2-like; the protein is MSSQEGEEPPPYSSQPDSRLKSKKPPSLVISIPPEEDQPEVRVDDAYRQPLRPSLKKDASQGVSPRTGSASGPGDGDLSGRERRPPLNRQTSLSKSISRGTAQWFGVGDDCETKQQTWHRKSMRHCSQRYGKLKAQYREPDHAASMDQGLDSPQTHKMPKIVDPLARGRAFRYPEEVDGRGPRTPHAPQGGPVTPGVTSLSSFTSQRSGYGRPTRRKRESVARLSIRVASNVLRGRNGLAGSHSGRSYPRRSFGRPSWMDEDTVDSHAHSADTSESLFFSKHDAHEEQYSMADDVFESPPMSAHGHDEQPDYLLHRYTFKDISKMPRTPRTPVTDKSHPRRGRRIASQVKHFAFDKQKRQFGMGMVGKWLNRRYRRSISSNVQKQLDDFHSHRPYFTYWITFVHVVITLLACGTYGFAPIGFAQHSTTDLVLKNKGIYESVKYIQQENFWIGPGSDDLIHLGAKFAPCIRQDKQIVSLIQRAKDLERKSGCCVQNDNSGCVQTGRSACSETLATFVKWKNQSWDTIRSSGSVCHQDPRVCEEPASAEPHIWPDDITKWPVCTFPQKWNQTGYRHMDCNIKGRPCCIGTKGGCEITTREYCTFMHGYFHEEATLCSQVDCLDDVCGLLPFLNPDVPDQFYRLWLSLFLHAGLLHCLVSVVFQMTILRDLEKLGGWVRISIIYIFSGITGNLASALFLPYRAEVGPAGSQFGLLACLFVELFQGWQMLEKPWKAFLKLLGIVLFLFFCGLLPWIDNIAHIFGFISGLLLSFAFLPYVTFGTFDKYRKRILIALSLVVYLGLFSSLIVWFYIYPINWHWLEHLTCLPFTNTFCEKYDIDHDIEHVVT